From one Lotus japonicus ecotype B-129 chromosome 3, LjGifu_v1.2 genomic stretch:
- the LOC130746473 gene encoding protein ENHANCED DISEASE RESISTANCE 2 yields the protein MASCVVRWIWEMFMVRTQFQNNRMSCIRTGGDGGGGGGGGGGGGATTSAPSTQSDGTRMEGWLYLIRFNRLGLQFSRKRYFVLDGHLLRSFKSVPDSTDQDPVRSAIVDSCIRVMDNGRESVNRKVFFIFTLYNTSNHNDQLKLGASRPEEAARWIQSFHEASLKGAPEAVGCSKRRWQSFRLSGSSSRSQPESVDWTLSSADVIAPSPWTIFGCQNGLRLFKEAKDRDSYGKKWDDHPAIMAVGVVDGTSEAIFQTLLSLGPSRSEWDFCFYKGNVVEHLDGHTDIIHKQLYSDWLPWGMKRRDLLLRRYWRREEDGTYVILYHSVFHKKCPPQKGYVRACLKSGGYVISPFNNGKQSVVKHMLAIDWKFWRSYIKSSSAYSITIRMLGRVAALRELYRARLGNCPLSDCSSGELTRSSRLHLKEGNINSDTHVQADGNNYDNSIGELEQTQSEHASLVGLNDADDEFYDVPEPSDCDKSENGWTTECSHQKSQDARPQKLSTAANFVKRLHDLAVQKRGYVDLQEMVRDESIPCSYGSTLPKDPTCTIPCSLTEADPSTFLIRGENYLEDHQKVKAKGTLMKLVAADWLRSDKREDDLGGRPGSIVQKYAAQGGPEFFFIINIQVPGSTTYSLATYYMMTTPVEDTPLLESFIKGDDAFRNSRFKLIPYISKGSWIVKQSVGKKACLIGQALEINYFHGKNYLELGIDIGSSTVARGVVSLVLGYLNHLVIEMAFLIQGNTREELPEFLLGTCRLNHLDASKSVLLKQ from the exons ATGGCCTCGTGTGTGGTGCGATGGATTTGGGAGATGTTCATG GTGAGAACTCAATTTCAAAACAACAGAATGAGTTGCATTAGAActggtggtgacggtggtggtggcggcggtggtggtggtggtggtggtgctacGACATCGGCGCCGTCGACGCAGAGCGATGGAACTAGAATGGAAGGTTGGTTATACCTTATCCGCTTCAACCGTCTCGGACTTCAATTCTCTCGGAAGCGTTACTTCGTCCTCGACGGTCACCTCCTCCGCAGCTTCAAATCCGTTCCTGATTCCACTGACCAG GATCCTGTTAGAAGTGCAATTGTAGATTCCTGCATTCGCGTCATGGATAATGGGAGGGAGAGTGTTAACAGAAAG GTGTTCTTCATATTCACGCTCTATAACACTTCAAATCACAATGATCAATTAAAG CTAGGAGCGAGCCGTCCTGAAGAGGCAGCGCGGTGGATTCAGTCTTTTCATGAAGCGTCTTTAAAG GGTGCTCCAGAAGCTGTAGGCTGTTCTAAGAGGAGATGGCAATCCTTTAG ACTAAGTGGATCTAGCAGTAGAAGTCAACCGGAATCCGTGGACTGGACGCTTTCTTCTGCCGATGTTATTGCCCCATCACCTTGGACAATCTTTGGCTGCCAGAATG GTTTACGATTATTCAAGGAAGCAAAAGATAGGGATTCTTATGGAAAG AAATGGGATGATCACCCTGCAATTATGGCTGTTGGTGTGGTGGATGGAACATCAGAAGCCATTTTCCAGACTTTATTGTCACTTGGTCCATCAAGATCAGA ATGGGATTTCTGTTTTTACAAGGGGAATGTGGTTGAGCACCTGGATGGTCACACCGACATTATTCACAAGCAGCTATATAGTGATTGGTTACCTTG GGGAATGAAACGAAGAGATCTCTTGTTGAGGCGCTATTGGAGGCGAGAAGAGGATGGAACCTATG TTATTCTTTACCACTCCGTGTTTCACAAGAAGTGCCCTCCCCAGAAAGGCTATGTCCGTGCCTGCCTTAAAA GTGGAGGCTATGTTATATCACCATTCAACAATGGAAAGCAATCAGTTGTGAAGCATATGCTTGCTATTGATTGGAAATTCTGGAGATCTTATATTAAATCTTCATCAGCATATTCTATAACCATTCGAATGCTTGGGAGAGTTGCTG CATTACGAGAGTTATATAGAGCTAGACTAGGGAATTGTCCTTTGTCTGATTGTTCATCTGGAGAATTGACAAGAAGCAGTAGGCTTCATCTGAAGGAAGGAAACATCAACTCTGATACCCATGTTCAGGCAGATGGGAACAATTATGATAACTCAATTGGAGAATTAGAACAAACACAATCAGAGCATGCAAGCCTGGTTGGTCTAAACGATGCTGATGATGAGTTCTATGATGTTCCGGAACCATCAGACTGTGACAAGTCAGAAAATGGATGGACGACTGAATGTAGTCACCAGAAGTCACAG GACGCTCGTCCCCAGAAGTTATCTACTGCTGCTAATTTTGTGAAAAGATTGCATGATCTTGCAG TTCAGAAGAGGGGTTATGTGGACTTGCAAGAGATGGTCAGGGATGAGAGTATCCCATGCTCGTACGGATCCACTCTTCCAAAAGATCCTACCTGTACAATACCTTGCAGTTTGACTGAAGCAGATCCTTCTACTTTCCTGATTCGTGGAGAAAATTATCTTGAAGATCACCAGAAG GTTAAAGCGAAGGGGACCTTGATGAAATTGGTTGCTGCAGATTGGCTGAGATCTGACAAAAGGGAAGATGACCTTGGTGGCCGTCCTGGGAGCATTGTGCAG AAATATGCTGCACAGGGCGGGCCTGAGTTCTTCTTCATTATAAACATTCAG GTTCCAGGTTCTACTACATACAGTCTAGCCACATACTATATGATGACTACCCCTGTGGAGGATACTCCTTTGCTAGAGAGTTTTATCAAGGGTGATGATGCCTTTAGAAATTCAAGATTTAAACTCATACCATATATATCTAAG GGTTCATGGATAGTAAAACAGAGTGTGGGAAAGAAGGCATGCCTAATTGGTCAAGCTTTGGAAATCAACTATTTCCATGGAAAAAACTATTTGGAG CTCGGGATTGATATTGGATCATCAACTGTTGCAAGAGGTGTCGTGAGTCTTGTCCTTGGGTACCTCAACCATCTAGTTATTGAGATGGCATTTTTAATACAG GGCAACACACGTGAAGAGCTCCCTGAGTTTCTTCTTGGAACCTGCCGCCTTAACCATCTGGATGCCTCCAAATCAGTTTTGCTGAAGCAGTGA
- the LOC130748315 gene encoding uncharacterized protein LOC130748315 yields MHRSSALKRSNDSARIIITAIMGIAFGFFIGISISSVHLTKISLLSGVGNSFDVSIPEIDRFSADIDRTHAVMDESSGTKHLEALGSMRLPKINVPSNPRGAESLPPGIVESESDLYLRRLWGEPSEDLKKKPKYLLTFTVGYDQRNNINAAVKKFSDDFAILLFHYDGRTSEWDQFEWSKNAIHISARKQTKWWYAKRFLHPDIVSAYEYIFIWDEDLGVEHFNGDKYIDLVKKHGLEISQPGLEPNNGLTWEMTKRRGDSDVHKVTEEKPGWCRDPHLPPCAAFVEIMAPVFSREAWRCVWHMIQNDLVHGWGLDFALRRCVEQPAHEKIGVIDSQWIVHQVIPSLGSQGEAHGGKDPRDAVRTRCKSEWAQFQARLTDADKVYLQGLKQIGKG; encoded by the exons ATGCATCGCAGCAG TGCACTTAAAAGATCAAATGATAGTGCCAGGATTATCATCACAGCAATCATGGGAATTGCCTTTGGTTTTTTTATTGGTATTTCAATTTCATCCGTCCATTTGACTAAG ATTAGCTTACTTTCTGGTGTAGGGAATTCTTTTGATGTATCTATACCTGAAATAGATAGATTTTCAGCTGACATAGACAGAACTCATGCTGTTATGGACGAATCTTCTGGAACCAAACATCTCGAGGCACTAGGATCAATGAGATTACCTAAG ATAAATGTTCCATCAAATCCTCGTGGAGCTGAATCACTACCCCCTGGAATTGTTGAATCAGAATCTGATCTTTATTTGCGTAGACTGTGGGGAGAACCTAGTGAG GATCTGAAGAAAAAGCCAAAATATTTGCTAACATTCACAGTTGGTTATGATCAGAGGAATAATATCAATGCTGCAGTAAAAAAG TTTTCTGATGATTTTGCAATTTTGCTCTTTCATTATGATGGTCGAACTAGTGAATGGGATCAATTTGAGTGGTCAAAGAATGCAATCCATATTAGTGCAAGGAAACAAACGAAATG GTGGTATGCTAAAAGATTTTTACACCCTGATATAGTATCAGCTtatgaatatatttttatttgggatgaagatcttGGAGTGGAACACTTCAATGGAGACAa GTATATTGATTTGGTCAAAAAACATGGTTTGGAGATCTCTCAACCTGGTCTGGAGCCCAATAACGGATTGACATGGGAAATGACAAAGAGGAGGGGTGACAGCGATGTTCACAA GGTTACAGAAGAGAAACCAGGCTGGTGTCGTGATCCACATCTGCCTCCTTGTGCTGC ATTTGTGGAAATTATGGCGCCTGTCTTTTCCCGGGAAGCATGGCGTTGTGTGTGGCATATGATTCAg AATGATTTAGTGCATGGATGGGGACTGGACTTTGCTCTCAGAAGATGTGTAGAG CAACCCGCACATGAAAAAATTGGTGTAATTGATTCCCAATGGATTGTCCATCAAGTAATTCCTTCTCTCGGTAGCCAG GGAGAAGCCCACGGCGGAAAAGATCCACGAGATGCG GTCCGAACCAGATGCAAAAGTGAATGGGCCCAATTTCAAGCTCGCCTAACCGATGCTGATAAGGTGTATCTTCAAGGACTTAAACAAATTGGGAAGGGTTGA
- the LOC130749575 gene encoding UDP-xylose transporter 1-like gives MGEMSSFQLGVIGALFLSVASSVSIVICNKALMSNLGFPFATTLTSWHLMVTFCTLHVAQRLNMFVAKSIDMKTVMFFGFLNGISIGFLNLSLGFNSVGFYQMTKLAIIPFTVLLETIFLKKQFSQKIKFSLLYLLVGVGIASITDLQLNFVGTVLSLLAIITTCVGQILTNTIQKKLNVSSTQLLYHSAPFQAAILFVSGPLVDQMLTKQSVFAYKYSPIVLAFIVMSCLIAVSVNFSTFLVIGKTSPVTYQVLGHLKTCLVLGFGYTLLHDPFTGRNILGILVAVFGMGLYSYFCTQENKKKQSGDLPLASQVKDKDSSPLLAGKNMGNQEGENHEPKKLSKESVI, from the exons ATGGGAGAGATGTCGAGCTTCCAATTGGGTGTTATTGGTGCATTATTTCTCTCAGTGGCTTCTTCTGTCTCCATTGTCATATGCAACAAAGCCTTGATGAGCAATCTTGGCTTCCCTTTCG ctaCTACACTCACTAGTTGGCATTTGATGGTCACGTTTTGCACCCTTCATGTGGCTCAACGCTTAAATATGTTTGTGGCTAAATCCATTGACATGAAGACCGTCATGTTTTTTGGGTTTCTGAATGGAATCTCCATTGGATTTCTCAACTTGAGTCTTGGCTTCAATTCAGTTGGATTCTATCAG ATGACAAAACTTGCGATCATACCATTCACCGTACTGTTAGAAACTATTTTTCTAAAGAAGCAGTtcag CCAGAAAATAAAATTCTCCTTACTCTATTTACTTGTTGGAGTTGGCATTGCCTCTATCACAGATCTTCAGCTCAATTTTGTGGGAACAGTTCTTTCCCTTCTAGCAATCATAACTACATGTGTTGGCCAAATT CTGACTAACACTATACAGAAGAAGCTTAACGTCTCTTCTACGCAGCTGCTCTACCATTCCGCCCCATTCCAAGCAGCAATTCTTTTTGTTTCAGGCCCTCTAGTGGATCAAATGCTCACCAAGCAAAGTGTCTTTGCCTACAAATATTCTCCTATAGTCTTG gcATTTATTGTCATGTCCTGCTTGATTGCTGTTTCGGTGAACTTCAGCACGTTTCTAGTGATAGGAAAAACATCACCTGTAACATATCAAGTGCTGGGCCACCTCAAGACTTGTCTTGTTCTTGGATTTGGCTACACATTACTCCATGACCCCTtcactggaaggaacattcttgGAATACTAGTTGCCGTTTTTGGAATGGGCTTGTACTCTTATTTCTGCACTCAGGAGAACAAAAAGAAACAGTCAGGTGATCTTCCATTGGCCTCCCAG GTTAAAGACAAAGATAGCTCACCCCTTTTGGCAGGGAAAAACATGGGTAATCAAGAAGGGGAAAATCATGAGCCTAAGAAATTAAGCAAGGAATCTGTTATTTAA